The Accipiter gentilis chromosome 7, bAccGen1.1, whole genome shotgun sequence genome includes a region encoding these proteins:
- the SLC8B1 gene encoding mitochondrial sodium/calcium exchanger protein isoform X2 — MGQGAMGQAGTLSLAGVLSLVGVLAGDNGVQPAGTPLTLDLGGTVPPGWDALSHNRGLDCWEVRKRNSSEWCRFVRSNPDCRLEGGFLDYLQGVFCVFPPQLLPLAVTLYALWLLYLFIILGVTAEKFFCPNLSAISTNLKLSHNVAGVTFLAFGNGAPDVFSAVVAFSNPRTAGLAIGAVFGAGVFVTTVVAGGIALVKPFTAASRPFLRDVIFYMVAVFLTFVVLYFGRITLGEALGYLGLYVFYVFTVVLCTWIHRRQRGEGLAPPGPWEPEMPTDAEEQESSGANSGDYGEEYRPLIPSRETSLRILTAALSPLDYLKWRRKPWYWRLFKVLKVPVELVLLLTVPVVDPDKDDLNWKRPLNCLHILTSPLLCVLTLKSGAYGLYQIQGIFPVWGLVTLVGSVLAIITFITTSNEEPPKYHCVFAFLGFLASAMWINAAATELVNILRTLGVIFQLSNTVLGLTLLAWGNSIGDTFSDLTMARQGYPRMAFSACFGGIIFNMLVGVGLGCLLQMTSSQLVVKLEPDSLLVWILAGALGLSLVFSFVSVPAQCFQLGKAYGFCLILYYLAFLCVALLTEFRVIRLSVI; from the exons ATGGGGcagggtgctatggggcaggCCGGGACCCTCAGCCTGGCCGGGGTCCTCAGCCTGGTCGGGGTGCTGGCGGGGGACAACGGGGTGCAACCGGCCGGGACCCCACTGACGCTGGACCTGGGGGGCACCGTCCCTCCCGGGTGGGATGCTCTGAGCCACAACCGGGGCCTGGAT TGCTGGGAGGTGCGGAAACGCAACAGCTCCGAGTGGTGCCGCTTCGTCCGGAGCAACCCCGACTGCCGGCTGGAGGGTGGCTTCCTCGACTACCTCCAGGGGGTCTTCTGCGTcttccccccccagctgctgcccctggccGTCACCCTCTAC GCTCTCTGGCTCCTGTACCTCTTCATCATCCTCGGCGTGACGGCGGAGAAGTT CTTCTGCCCCAATTTATCGGCCATCTCCACCAACCTGAAGCTGTCTCACAACGTGGCA GGTGTCACCTTCCTGGCTTTTGGCAACGGGGCGCCCGATGTCTTCAGCGCCGTGGTGGCCTTCTCCAACCCGCGGACGGCGGGGCTGGCCATCGGGGCCGTTTTTG GCGCCGGAGTGTTCGTGACCACGGTGGTGGCCGGGGGTATCGCCCTGGTCAAACCCTTCACGGCCGCCTCCAGACCATTCCTCAGGGATGTCATCTTCTACATGGTGGCCGTCTTCCTCACCTTCGTGGTCCTCTACTTCGGCAGGATCACGCTGGGAGAGGCTCTGG GTTACCTGGGGCTGTACGTCTTCTACGTGTTCACCGTGGTGCTCTGCACCTGGATTCACCGGCGGCAGCGGGGGGAAGGGCTGGCCCCCCCAGGACCCTGGGAACCAG aGATGCCGACAGATGCTGAAGAGCAGGAGTCCTCCGGCGCAAACAGCGGAGATTATG GCGAGGAGTACCGGCCCCTCATCCCTTCCCGGGAGACTTCCCTGCGGATTCTCACCGCTGCCCTCAGCCCCTTGGACTACCTCAAGTGGAGGAGGAAGCCCTGGTACTGGCGGCTCTTCAAGGTCCTCAAG gTGCCCgtggagctggtgctgctgctcacCGTTCCTGTCGTGGACCCCGACAAGGATGACCTGAACTGGAAGAGACCCCTCAACTGCCTGCACATCCTGACCAGCCCCCTGCTCTGCGTCCTCACCCTGAAGTCAGGCGCCT ATGGGCTGTACCAGATCCAGGGTATCTTCCCAGTCTGGGGACTGGTCACACTGGTTGGCTCCGTCCTGGCCATCATCACCTTCATCACCACGAGCAACGAGGAGCCACCCAAGTACCACTGC GTATTTGCCTTCCTCGGGTTTTTGGCCAGCGCCATGTGGATCAATGCCGCGGCCACGGAGCTGGTGAACATCCTCCGGACGCTGGGCGTCATCTTCCAGCTGAGCAACACCGTGCTGGGCTTGACGCTGCTGGCCTGGGGCAACAGCATCGGGG ACACCTTCTCCGACCTCACCATGGCACGGCAGGGCTATCCCCGCATGGCCTTCTCCGCCTGCTTCGGGGGCATCATCTTCA ATATGCTGGTCGGCGTGGGACTTGGCTGCCTGCTGCAGATGACCAGCAGCCAGCTGGTGGTGAAG CTGGAGCCCGACAGCCTGCTGGTCTGGATCCTCGCTGGGGCTTTAGGACTGAGCTTGGTCTTCTCCTTCGTGTCGGTGCCGGCGCAGTGCTTCCAGCTGGGCAAGGCGTATGGCTTCTGCCTCATCCTCTACTACCTGGCCTTTCTCTGCGTGGCCCTGCTGACCGAGTTCAGGGTGATCCGTCTCTCCGTCATCTGA
- the SLC8B1 gene encoding mitochondrial sodium/calcium exchanger protein isoform X1, translated as MGQGAMGQAGTLSLAGVLSLVGVLAGDNGVQPAGTPLTLDLGGTVPPGWDALSHNRGLDCWEVRKRNSSEWCRFVRSNPDCRLEGGFLDYLQGVFCVFPPQLLPLAVTLYALWLLYLFIILGVTAEKFFCPNLSAISTNLKLSHNVAGVTFLAFGNGAPDVFSAVVAFSNPRTAGLAIGAVFGAGVFVTTVVAGGIALVKPFTAASRPFLRDVIFYMVAVFLTFVVLYFGRITLGEALGYLGLYVFYVFTVVLCTWIHRRQRGEGLAPPGPWEPEMPTDAEEQESSGANSGDYGEEYRPLIPSRETSLRILTAALSPLDYLKWRRKPWYWRLFKVLKVPVELVLLLTVPVVDPDKDDLNWKRPLNCLHILTSPLLCVLTLKSGAYGLYQIQGIFPVWGLVTLVGSVLAIITFITTSNEEPPKYHCVFAFLGFLASAMWINAAATELVNILRTLGVIFQLSNTVLGLTLLAWGNSIGDTFSDLTMARQGYPRMAFSACFGGIIFSILLGAGGGEVVVVLGVGAASVSLPAAQGEPSAPGVSLGRTWAGSTPESLGFWLPPRCLHSAGGDRRGICEPQELQGWSQQHPPPHPHCCPSPSGVGVWAGVHQIWDLPKRRDRATLRDALCCVSILNVPQICWSAWDLAACCR; from the exons ATGGGGcagggtgctatggggcaggCCGGGACCCTCAGCCTGGCCGGGGTCCTCAGCCTGGTCGGGGTGCTGGCGGGGGACAACGGGGTGCAACCGGCCGGGACCCCACTGACGCTGGACCTGGGGGGCACCGTCCCTCCCGGGTGGGATGCTCTGAGCCACAACCGGGGCCTGGAT TGCTGGGAGGTGCGGAAACGCAACAGCTCCGAGTGGTGCCGCTTCGTCCGGAGCAACCCCGACTGCCGGCTGGAGGGTGGCTTCCTCGACTACCTCCAGGGGGTCTTCTGCGTcttccccccccagctgctgcccctggccGTCACCCTCTAC GCTCTCTGGCTCCTGTACCTCTTCATCATCCTCGGCGTGACGGCGGAGAAGTT CTTCTGCCCCAATTTATCGGCCATCTCCACCAACCTGAAGCTGTCTCACAACGTGGCA GGTGTCACCTTCCTGGCTTTTGGCAACGGGGCGCCCGATGTCTTCAGCGCCGTGGTGGCCTTCTCCAACCCGCGGACGGCGGGGCTGGCCATCGGGGCCGTTTTTG GCGCCGGAGTGTTCGTGACCACGGTGGTGGCCGGGGGTATCGCCCTGGTCAAACCCTTCACGGCCGCCTCCAGACCATTCCTCAGGGATGTCATCTTCTACATGGTGGCCGTCTTCCTCACCTTCGTGGTCCTCTACTTCGGCAGGATCACGCTGGGAGAGGCTCTGG GTTACCTGGGGCTGTACGTCTTCTACGTGTTCACCGTGGTGCTCTGCACCTGGATTCACCGGCGGCAGCGGGGGGAAGGGCTGGCCCCCCCAGGACCCTGGGAACCAG aGATGCCGACAGATGCTGAAGAGCAGGAGTCCTCCGGCGCAAACAGCGGAGATTATG GCGAGGAGTACCGGCCCCTCATCCCTTCCCGGGAGACTTCCCTGCGGATTCTCACCGCTGCCCTCAGCCCCTTGGACTACCTCAAGTGGAGGAGGAAGCCCTGGTACTGGCGGCTCTTCAAGGTCCTCAAG gTGCCCgtggagctggtgctgctgctcacCGTTCCTGTCGTGGACCCCGACAAGGATGACCTGAACTGGAAGAGACCCCTCAACTGCCTGCACATCCTGACCAGCCCCCTGCTCTGCGTCCTCACCCTGAAGTCAGGCGCCT ATGGGCTGTACCAGATCCAGGGTATCTTCCCAGTCTGGGGACTGGTCACACTGGTTGGCTCCGTCCTGGCCATCATCACCTTCATCACCACGAGCAACGAGGAGCCACCCAAGTACCACTGC GTATTTGCCTTCCTCGGGTTTTTGGCCAGCGCCATGTGGATCAATGCCGCGGCCACGGAGCTGGTGAACATCCTCCGGACGCTGGGCGTCATCTTCCAGCTGAGCAACACCGTGCTGGGCTTGACGCTGCTGGCCTGGGGCAACAGCATCGGGG ACACCTTCTCCGACCTCACCATGGCACGGCAGGGCTATCCCCGCATGGCCTTCTCCGCCTGCTTCGGGGGCATCATCTTCAGTATCCTtttgggtgccggggggggggaggtggtggtggtacTTGGGGTAGgggctgcctcagtttccctgcctgcagcccagggagagccCTCTGCTCCTGGGGTATCCCTGGGAAGGACCTGGGCAGGATCCACCCCAGAGTCCCTGGGATTTTGGCTACCTCCCCGGTGCCTGCACAGTGCTGGAGGGGACCGGCGTGGTATTTGTGAACcgcaggagctgcagggatggagccagcagcatccccccccccatccccactgctgtcccagcCCCAGCGGGGTGGGGGTTTGGGCTGGAGTCCATCAGATTTGGGATCTGCCAAAGAGAAGAGACCGTGCCACCCTCCGGGACGCTTTGTGCTGCGTCTCCATCCTGAACGTGCCCCAGATATGCTGGTCGGCGTGGGACTTGGCTGCCTGCTGCAGATGA